The Vairimorpha necatrix chromosome 11, complete sequence sequence CCGGCTCCATAGTCCTTTCTACATCGGCCTCGagagaatatataaatgaaatattaaaaaaaaatatcgaaAAAAAGATAGATATAtccacaaaaaaaaatataaattaacaaataaaGTCAATGTAAAGAACTCTTATGTGACAACAACGATATGGCAAATTAGAACATTTACATAACAGAgatattacaaaatatcTTTGAATTGGCAAcgagtataaaaaaacgaaaagtTTTCAAAACAATTCTTTTAGAAACCAAACAGCCATAAAACCAAGGAATaatcaacaaaaaaacaatgacCAACATATTTGAAAGCACAACGAAGTTTAGAGCATAGTcttaatatgaaaaatgcAGCCAcaagaataaatttatgaaatatgtttttttttgaccCCCTAAAATGAATTCCTTCTTTACAAAAGAGTCAGAGAATTTGATTCTTCAAGACATTTCTGagaaatttaattcttcAACATTAAACACTAGGAATTGtataaaatctataaacgcctttttatatttcttacaATCTAATAAATTAGATCAGGATACTATAAATAGTATCCTGATCTTCCTCTTAAGATCTTTCCAGAGTAAAGAACAATATCTTAAACATGTGGTCTATAGCGTCTTAATAGAACTTTCTAAATACACTGACCAAGGTTTTATAGgaataaacataattcTGAAAGATTTTACTacatcaaaatataaatctaaaatcttaaaaagtttattcTGTATAATCCCAGAAGAAATGATAAACGactttacaaaatatttaaaagaatcTTTTATTAGTTCAGACGAGAAATTAGTAAATTCCTCTGTACTTGTAAGTTATTTACTAATtaataagaattttataaaatctaaagatttatttaaaaatttgaaaattacAGACGATATTTACGGATACCATAAATTGGCCTTATTAAActtatcaaataaaataaacaatgatcattttaattataaaaacgaGGCGGGAATTATGAGCGTGAGATTGGcagtaaaatataaaaaatttgaaaaatttaaaaattttttaaatttgcgAATTAGTGACacgataatattttttgaagcTTGTAATCAAATGACAGAAATAAGAGAAGAAAATTCTTTACAATTTATAACTTTGATTTGTCAAggtctaaaaaattttttaaaaaatggaaatttttatgaaaaattttctagtataaaaattttatcaaagtTAAGTACAAAATTTCCAAGTAAAATtggaattttaaataaagaaatcgAGGAATTATTACAAGATTCTAGTAAAAGTTTGTCTATGTTGGCAATTAGCactttattaaaaactgGTACAGAAGAAACAATCGATCgacttataaaatatttaccaGATTTTATGAGCGAAATGGACGACaatcataaaaaagttGGTCTGAACGCCCTCTACATTTTAActctaaaaaatactaaaaaaattaatatttttttagattttgtaaaaacatgttttttagaaaaaggtagtttatcttttaaattgtaCATAGTCAATTTACTAAGAAAACTTCTTAATAATAGTGACAGTACTCTAATTGATAATATTCTGGATA is a genomic window containing:
- a CDS encoding coatomer subunit gamma (coPG), whose translation is MNSFFTKESENLILQDISEKFNSSTLNTRNCIKSINAFLYFLQSNKLDQDTINSILIFLLRSFQSKEQYLKHVVYSVLIELSKYTDQGFIGINIILKDFTTSKYKSKILKSLFCIIPEEMINDFTKYLKESFISSDEKLVNSSVLVSYLLINKNFIKSKDLFKNLKITDDIYGYHKLALLNLSNKINNDHFNYKNEAGIMSVRLAVKYKKFEKFKNFLNLRISDTIIFFEACNQMTEIREENSLQFITLICQGLKNFLKNGNFYEKFSSIKILSKLSTKFPSKIGILNKEIEELLQDSSKSLSMLAISTLLKTGTEETIDRLIKYLPDFMSEMDDNHKKVGLNALYILTLKNTKKINIFLDFVKTCFLEKGSLSFKLYIVNLLRKLLNNSDSTLIDNILDIYVNYLEDSEYYEVSAEILGIMSREIYKSKNSKKYLLHVYNRLILEDNKYKNCVLQTIYDLSNKINLDESVFYDCEDEVLKKFYINNKQQNVNTSENFYDSENLKILLGDLNDKVQEYLKDYKIEENIIKEDTVKENIKESREILLNKETDEILIKLVKKISGEKINLEYKIQNNHEDLEIKNGILSVKINGEIEKLSFKNLKPGNTKILNLEIKSELDLSIFGNLDYEICIVDDYSETENESISLVPYQITLFDLMINKNTEKGEYNKIIKINLKNDLVGGSKKILDLINLKVVSQNNLKNKNQIHFSGEYENKGCYIECDIEYDRICRISIEIWNDSEELLEKIMKYFE